A single Arcobacter sp. FWKO B DNA region contains:
- a CDS encoding phosphoribosyltransferase: MENKNIFEDRLEASLYLMKVLPIESMRLENWIVIATSTGGLPIAKEIAHKIGAHIDYMFTEKVMAPHNGECEIAIVTEKEEVVIHEELVRSFDINLETIFIKAKERFEKILVPTIRKYRDRPLSNLYEQNVLLVDEGLNTGLTMMACIKTAIKLGAKSVSVATPVIPSATVGDLESIADDLYYYKAINHFVSIDFYYKNLEFIEMNKIETYLKG; the protein is encoded by the coding sequence ATGGAAAATAAAAATATTTTTGAAGATAGATTGGAAGCAAGTTTATATCTAATGAAAGTATTACCAATTGAAAGTATGAGATTAGAAAATTGGATAGTTATCGCTACTTCAACTGGTGGTTTACCAATAGCAAAAGAGATAGCACATAAAATTGGTGCACATATAGATTATATGTTTACAGAAAAAGTAATGGCACCACACAATGGTGAATGTGAGATAGCAATTGTAACGGAAAAAGAAGAAGTTGTGATACATGAAGAGTTGGTTAGGTCTTTTGATATCAATTTAGAGACTATTTTTATAAAAGCAAAAGAAAGATTTGAAAAGATATTGGTTCCAACAATAAGGAAATATAGAGATAGACCACTTAGTAATTTGTATGAACAAAATGTTTTACTTGTGGATGAAGGCTTAAATACTGGACTTACAATGATGGCTTGTATTAAGACAGCCATAAAGTTAGGTGCTAAGTCAGTATCGGTTGCAACACCAGTTATTCCAAGTGCAACAGTTGGTGACTTGGAATCAATAGCAGATGATTTATACTACTATAAAGCTATAAATCATTTTGTATCAATAGATTTTTATTATAAAAATTTAGAGTTTATTGAGATGAATAAAATAGAAACATATTTAAAAGGATAA
- a CDS encoding LPS-assembly protein LptD encodes MHKILLLIITAIGISFAASNLNETKEQFQIVAKNLVYDNEVITATGEVIMFSPTYYITAQKVIYNKQTNVVQLYDNVNILKDNKNLSISDYAFIEFEVSSNQEVVFMMYENNLWIESAEVSSKENDVFFQDSYMSSCDCNNPDWSIRFSSGAHYDEYSWLQTFNNRLYIKSVPVLYLPYFAFYTNTNRHTGLLVPTIGYSSDEGFQYIQPYFIAPADDWDLELVPQYRAKRGVGLYTYFRYADSPNSMLKVSYGYFSENKEYRTKHELKNKEHYGLNINYERSKLFATQDDEDGFYADIELLRDIEYKNLSDRAGEKSYASNVESKINYFYKTNDDYFGTYLRYYKDTSADSNDETIQKLPTLHYHKFSTPLITQNLLYSADTSFTNYTRKKGLQVKETNVSLPFFYGFSLFDDYLNISLQEELYFTHLDYDKNNLTKEYKDAQYFQLRHSISASTNLIKPYDSFLHTINLGSKLYIPNNADIKGDIYKTTNNDGVLKPFPITETNKNLSFWLSQSFYSRDFATLILNHKIRQAVLYNSDGRTKLGDLENEITYYHKYGSISNRLFYNHDDNQLVEAATTFGLKYSDYFFNTTHYWTKKTPNSQKDSSESIIYEAGFGFWKYYKLSYKENYNILDKVVNRKEYRLTIDKGCWFLHLKFADELVAASTVDNKAIRQDVVYLNIELRPIGGIQQQFTKSRTNQ; translated from the coding sequence ATGCATAAAATACTTTTACTTATAATTACAGCTATTGGAATTAGTTTTGCTGCATCTAATTTGAATGAAACAAAAGAGCAATTTCAAATTGTAGCAAAAAATTTAGTTTATGATAATGAAGTTATAACTGCAACTGGTGAAGTAATTATGTTTTCACCTACTTATTATATTACTGCACAAAAAGTAATATATAACAAGCAAACAAATGTAGTTCAGCTATACGACAATGTAAATATTTTAAAAGATAATAAAAATCTCTCAATTAGTGACTACGCTTTTATAGAATTTGAAGTATCATCAAATCAAGAAGTTGTTTTTATGATGTATGAAAACAATTTGTGGATTGAATCTGCTGAAGTTTCATCTAAAGAAAATGATGTTTTTTTTCAAGACTCATATATGTCAAGTTGTGACTGTAATAATCCAGACTGGAGTATTAGGTTTTCAAGTGGTGCTCATTATGATGAATATAGCTGGTTACAAACTTTTAACAACAGACTTTATATAAAAAGTGTACCAGTTTTATATCTTCCATACTTTGCATTTTATACAAACACAAACAGACATACTGGACTTTTGGTTCCAACAATAGGATATTCTAGTGATGAAGGGTTTCAATATATACAGCCATATTTTATTGCACCTGCTGATGATTGGGATTTGGAGTTAGTACCTCAGTATCGTGCAAAAAGGGGTGTTGGACTTTATACATACTTTAGATATGCAGATAGTCCTAATTCTATGTTAAAAGTAAGCTATGGTTATTTTAGCGAAAATAAAGAATATAGAACAAAGCATGAACTAAAAAATAAAGAGCATTATGGTCTTAATATAAATTATGAAAGAAGTAAATTATTTGCAACACAAGATGATGAAGATGGTTTTTATGCTGATATTGAGCTTTTAAGAGATATAGAATATAAAAATTTGTCAGATAGAGCTGGTGAAAAATCATATGCTAGCAATGTGGAATCTAAAATAAACTATTTTTATAAAACAAATGATGATTATTTTGGAACATATCTAAGATATTATAAAGATACATCAGCTGATTCTAATGATGAAACTATACAAAAATTGCCAACATTACATTATCATAAGTTTTCAACACCTCTAATTACTCAAAATCTATTGTATTCAGCTGATACATCTTTTACTAACTATACAAGAAAAAAAGGTTTACAGGTAAAAGAAACTAATGTTAGTTTGCCATTTTTTTATGGTTTTAGCTTATTTGATGATTATTTGAATATATCATTACAAGAAGAGTTGTATTTTACTCATTTAGATTATGATAAAAATAACCTTACAAAAGAATATAAAGATGCACAATATTTTCAGTTAAGGCACTCTATCTCAGCTTCAACAAATTTAATAAAGCCATATGATAGTTTTTTACATACTATAAATTTAGGAAGTAAACTATATATACCAAATAATGCAGATATCAAAGGTGATATATATAAAACAACTAATAATGATGGAGTTTTAAAGCCTTTTCCTATTACGGAGACAAATAAAAACTTATCTTTTTGGTTAAGTCAGTCATTTTATAGTAGAGATTTTGCGACTTTAATATTAAATCACAAAATCAGACAAGCTGTATTATATAATAGTGATGGTAGAACAAAACTTGGTGATTTGGAAAATGAGATTACTTATTATCATAAATATGGTTCTATATCAAATAGACTATTTTATAATCATGATGATAATCAACTCGTAGAGGCTGCTACAACATTTGGTTTAAAGTATAGTGATTATTTTTTTAATACTACTCATTATTGGACTAAAAAAACTCCAAATTCTCAAAAAGATAGTTCAGAATCAATTATTTATGAGGCTGGTTTTGGTTTTTGGAAGTACTATAAATTGTCTTATAAAGAAAATTATAATATACTAGACAAAGTAGTTAATAGAAAAGAGTATAGATTGACAATAGATAAAGGTTGCTGGTTTTTACATTTAAAATTTGCTGATGAGCTAGTTGCAGCTTCAACAGTAGATAATAAAGCAATAAGACAAGATGTTGTTTATCTAAATATAGAACTTAGACCAATAGGTGGCATTCAACAGCAATTTACTAAGTCTAGAACAAATCAATAA
- a CDS encoding RDD family protein → MIEQSNNQNDSNNLELASFGARIKAFIIDDLLVTFIIALIFWDNIVAQGDDFVAVMAVINSYLVPIILLKIVYHTFFVWYYGATIGKYVAKIKVIDYDDFGKVGFINALVRSFTRILSEMFFYLGFIYAFFNDGRQTFQDKLGKTLVVNA, encoded by the coding sequence ATGATTGAGCAAAGCAATAATCAAAATGATTCAAATAATCTTGAATTAGCATCATTTGGTGCTAGAATTAAAGCTTTTATAATTGATGATCTTTTAGTTACTTTTATAATTGCACTTATATTTTGGGATAATATTGTTGCCCAAGGTGATGATTTTGTTGCTGTTATGGCAGTTATAAATAGTTACCTAGTTCCAATAATTTTGTTAAAAATAGTGTATCATACTTTTTTTGTATGGTATTATGGTGCTACTATTGGTAAATATGTTGCTAAAATTAAAGTAATTGACTATGATGATTTTGGAAAAGTTGGTTTTATAAATGCTTTGGTAAGGTCTTTTACAAGAATTTTAAGTGAAATGTTTTTTTATTTAGGTTTTATATACGCTTTTTTTAATGATGGTAGACAAACTTTTCAAGATAAACTTGGTAAAACTTTGGTAGTTAATGCATAA
- the purD gene encoding phosphoribosylamine--glycine ligase — protein MNILILGNGGREYSIGLAISKENSHSLYFCPGNGATDQLGSNINIKDYNELALWAKENSIDLTIVGPEAPLTDGVVDIFKANDLVIFGPSKDAARLEGSKVYMKNILKKYNIPTARFIETDSLEDARKFINTLTPPIVVKADGLCGGKGVIIASTYEEATNAVSDMLSGSSFGDAGLKVVVEEFLDGYELSMFAICDGDDFILLPAAQDHKRVGDGDTGPNTGGMGAYAPTPLVDEELYEKVRQRIIRPTLDGMKKENAPFEGVLFIGVMVVKGEPYTLEFNVRFGDPECEILMPLLKTPVSELFYKGATKDLSNLKIEFLPKFAVGVVMASKNYPYSNSEAAQIIVDEIVDNDLRQNSHISYAGVTKDDDKLFATGGRVMVCVGIGDSIKEARDRAYGLCGQVHFAGKKVRSDIAYQALR, from the coding sequence ATGAATATTTTGATTTTAGGAAATGGTGGAAGAGAATACTCTATAGGACTTGCGATTTCTAAGGAAAACAGTCACTCTCTTTATTTTTGTCCTGGAAATGGTGCTACAGATCAACTTGGTTCAAACATAAATATTAAAGATTATAACGAACTTGCACTTTGGGCAAAAGAAAACTCAATAGATTTAACAATAGTTGGTCCTGAAGCTCCTTTGACTGATGGTGTTGTTGATATTTTTAAAGCTAATGATTTAGTAATATTTGGGCCATCAAAAGATGCTGCAAGGCTTGAGGGTTCAAAGGTATATATGAAAAATATCTTAAAAAAATATAATATACCTACAGCTAGATTTATTGAAACTGATAGCCTAGAAGATGCAAGAAAATTTATCAATACCTTAACACCTCCAATAGTTGTAAAGGCTGATGGATTATGTGGTGGTAAAGGTGTAATTATTGCTTCAACTTACGAAGAAGCTACAAATGCAGTTTCGGATATGCTTAGTGGTTCTTCATTTGGTGATGCTGGACTTAAGGTAGTAGTAGAAGAGTTTTTAGATGGATATGAGCTTTCTATGTTTGCTATATGTGATGGTGATGATTTTATACTTCTTCCAGCAGCTCAAGATCACAAAAGAGTAGGTGATGGAGATACTGGTCCAAATACTGGCGGAATGGGTGCATATGCCCCAACACCTTTGGTGGATGAAGAGCTATATGAAAAAGTAAGACAAAGAATAATAAGACCTACACTTGATGGTATGAAAAAAGAAAATGCTCCTTTTGAAGGTGTTTTGTTTATTGGAGTTATGGTTGTAAAAGGTGAACCATATACATTAGAATTTAATGTAAGATTTGGAGATCCAGAGTGTGAGATACTTATGCCACTTCTTAAAACACCAGTAAGTGAGCTTTTTTATAAAGGTGCTACAAAAGATTTATCAAATCTAAAAATAGAGTTTTTACCTAAATTTGCTGTTGGTGTAGTAATGGCTAGTAAAAATTATCCTTATAGTAACTCTGAAGCTGCCCAGATTATAGTGGATGAAATAGTAGATAATGATTTAAGACAAAACTCTCATATATCATATGCTGGAGTTACAAAAGATGATGATAAGCTTTTTGCAACTGGTGGAAGAGTTATGGTGTGTGTTGGAATAGGTGATAGCATAAAAGAAGCAAGAGATAGAGCATATGGGCTTTGTGGGCAAGTTCATTTTGCTGGTAAAAAGGTTAGAAGTGATATTGCATATCAAGCTTTGAGGTAA
- a CDS encoding uroporphyrinogen-III synthase, translated as MSKIFLTNNDKIYEGVENLPLLDINFFDIGIDLSDADALVFTSKNSVKALEKSKINWKQIPSYCISEPTATYLKSLNANLAYTGTNGHGNEFAKQLIDLLKEKKVVYFRAKEVVSNLESILKTNNIDLTSIIAYETTCKKTNYIKIEKNSTIIFTSPSAINCFFENFNWDDSFKAICIGKTTASYLPKNINYKIPHKTSIEASINLAKLI; from the coding sequence TTGTCAAAAATATTTTTGACAAACAATGACAAGATATACGAAGGGGTAGAAAATCTACCTCTTTTGGATATTAATTTCTTTGATATTGGTATTGACTTATCAGATGCAGATGCTTTAGTTTTTACCTCAAAAAATAGTGTTAAAGCACTAGAAAAATCGAAAATTAATTGGAAGCAAATCCCATCTTATTGTATATCAGAGCCAACTGCCACATACTTAAAATCACTCAATGCAAATCTTGCATACACTGGGACAAATGGTCATGGGAATGAGTTTGCTAAACAATTAATAGATTTACTAAAAGAAAAAAAAGTTGTTTATTTTAGAGCAAAAGAGGTGGTTTCTAATTTGGAATCAATTCTCAAAACAAATAATATAGATTTAACTTCTATTATTGCTTATGAAACAACTTGTAAAAAAACAAACTATATAAAAATTGAGAAAAATTCAACCATCATATTTACCTCTCCATCTGCAATAAATTGTTTTTTTGAAAATTTCAATTGGGATGATAGTTTTAAAGCTATTTGTATAGGAAAAACAACTGCTTCTTATTTGCCAAAAAATATAAATTATAAAATACCTCACAAAACTTCTATTGAAGCTTCTATAAACTTAGCAAAATTAATTTAA
- the guaA gene encoding glutamine-hydrolyzing GMP synthase, whose product MNHVPILVLDFGSQYTQLIARKLRESGVYSEIVPYNESIEQIKARTPKGIILSGGPASVYAQDSYHPSSEIFNLGLPILGICYGMQLIAHTLGGSVIAADHHEYGKAKLSFVGVSPIFKDTQDGQIVWMSHGDRVDVLPSGFEKIATSENSPYAAIANIDKNIFAFQFHPEVYHSQEGSKLLKNFAKYICGCESTWNMGSFAKEQIAKIQAKVGKDKVLCGVSGGVDSSVVAALLAEAIGDQLVPVFVDNGLLRANEREQVEAMFKSRGVNLITADASELFLSRLAGVTDPERKRKIIGETFIEVFDAEAKKHDGIKYLAQGTLYTDVIESVAVKGPSKTIKSHHNVGGLPDWMTFELIEPLREIFKDEVRILGLELGLPKDMIGRHPFPGPGLAIRIMGEVNKDDLEILRAADVIMLDVLRASGYYDKTWQAFTVLLNVKSVGVMGDNRTYDNTACIRIVEATDGMTATFAHIPHEILEQMSRRIINEVDGINRVVYDISSKPPATIEWE is encoded by the coding sequence ATGAATCATGTACCAATATTAGTTTTGGATTTTGGATCACAATATACACAGCTTATTGCAAGAAAACTTAGAGAAAGTGGTGTTTATAGCGAAATAGTACCTTATAACGAAAGCATAGAGCAAATAAAAGCAAGAACTCCAAAAGGGATAATCCTTTCTGGTGGTCCAGCTTCAGTTTATGCACAAGATTCTTATCATCCAAGTAGCGAAATATTTAATCTTGGATTGCCAATATTAGGTATTTGTTATGGTATGCAATTAATTGCTCATACGCTAGGTGGAAGTGTTATCGCTGCTGATCATCACGAGTATGGAAAAGCAAAACTTAGTTTTGTTGGTGTTAGTCCAATTTTTAAAGATACACAAGATGGACAAATTGTTTGGATGAGTCATGGTGATAGAGTGGATGTTCTTCCAAGTGGATTTGAAAAAATTGCAACTAGTGAAAACTCACCTTATGCTGCTATAGCAAATATTGATAAAAATATTTTTGCATTCCAATTTCACCCAGAAGTTTACCATAGCCAAGAGGGTTCAAAACTTCTTAAAAATTTTGCAAAATATATTTGTGGATGTGAAAGTACATGGAATATGGGAAGTTTTGCAAAAGAACAAATAGCAAAAATACAAGCAAAAGTTGGAAAAGATAAGGTATTGTGTGGAGTAAGTGGTGGAGTTGATAGCTCTGTTGTGGCTGCACTTTTGGCTGAAGCTATTGGTGATCAATTAGTTCCAGTTTTTGTTGATAATGGATTACTTCGTGCAAACGAAAGAGAGCAGGTTGAGGCTATGTTCAAAAGTAGGGGAGTAAATCTTATAACTGCTGATGCAAGTGAACTTTTCTTATCAAGACTTGCAGGTGTTACTGACCCTGAGAGAAAAAGAAAAATTATAGGTGAAACTTTTATTGAAGTATTTGATGCTGAAGCAAAAAAACATGATGGTATCAAATATCTAGCACAAGGTACACTTTATACAGATGTTATAGAATCAGTAGCTGTAAAAGGTCCTAGTAAAACTATAAAATCACACCATAATGTTGGTGGACTTCCTGATTGGATGACTTTTGAGTTAATTGAGCCTTTAAGAGAGATATTTAAAGATGAAGTTAGAATTTTAGGACTTGAACTTGGTCTTCCAAAAGATATGATTGGCAGACATCCATTCCCTGGACCAGGTCTTGCTATAAGAATAATGGGTGAAGTAAACAAAGATGATTTAGAGATTTTAAGAGCAGCTGATGTTATTATGCTGGATGTCCTAAGAGCAAGTGGATATTATGATAAAACATGGCAGGCATTTACTGTACTTTTAAATGTAAAATCCGTTGGTGTAATGGGTGACAATAGAACTTATGACAACACAGCTTGTATTAGAATAGTTGAAGCAACAGATGGTATGACAGCAACTTTTGCCCATATTCCTCATGAAATACTAGAACAAATGAGTAGAAGAATAATCAATGAAGTTGATGGGATAAATAGAGTAGTATATGATATTAGCTCTAAACCACCAGCTACTATAGAATGGGAATAA
- the nadB gene encoding L-aspartate oxidase has protein sequence MIYDYIIIGTGVAGLSAASYIPENKKVLLVCKKVPWECNTFWAQGGVATAVNENDIPMHIKDTIEAGAMLNDIEAVTKLSKISLETIHDLIEKGFEFDKNEAGELAFTKEAAHSRSRILHADGDATGRMLHIFLLGTCPHEVVTDSVVIDLLVQDDLCYGAVIRSGEKQRVVYAHNTIIASGGIGSIYKYHTNSTTVSGDIQGICSEKGLALKDMEMMQFHPTVFTYTDFARKPLLSEALRGEGAEIEDEDGRRFLFDYHCDGELAPRDVVSRAIFDYALKTGSQVYLSFKNFKKDFFKKRFPNIYKNLKELGFELPFERVPISPAFHYAMGGIETTLDAKVKGMKNLYAIGEAACSGVHGANRLASNSLLEGLVFSKIAVMDSLNNDIKIDPTQYNSLIKHYILQKPADKAIKNELRELMWTHAAIVRTHSGLEYALTKVNEYLTQDIGRLLYLRLLTAKAILEAALNRKESLGAHYIKD, from the coding sequence ATGATATATGATTATATTATAATAGGTACTGGAGTGGCTGGACTTAGTGCAGCAAGCTATATACCTGAGAATAAAAAAGTTTTATTGGTATGCAAAAAAGTTCCTTGGGAATGTAATACATTTTGGGCTCAAGGTGGAGTTGCAACAGCTGTAAATGAAAACGATATACCAATGCATATAAAAGATACCATTGAAGCTGGTGCTATGCTTAATGATATTGAAGCAGTTACAAAGCTTAGTAAAATTTCTCTAGAGACTATTCATGACCTTATAGAAAAAGGGTTTGAATTTGATAAAAATGAAGCTGGTGAACTTGCTTTTACAAAAGAAGCAGCTCATTCAAGGAGTAGAATATTACATGCTGATGGTGATGCAACAGGGAGAATGCTACATATTTTTCTTCTTGGTACATGTCCACATGAGGTAGTAACTGATTCGGTTGTAATAGATCTATTAGTTCAAGATGACCTTTGCTATGGTGCAGTTATAAGATCAGGTGAAAAACAAAGAGTTGTTTATGCACATAATACAATAATAGCAAGTGGTGGTATTGGGTCTATTTATAAATATCACACAAATTCAACCACTGTATCAGGTGATATTCAAGGAATTTGTTCTGAAAAGGGACTTGCATTAAAAGATATGGAAATGATGCAGTTTCATCCGACAGTTTTTACATATACTGATTTTGCAAGAAAACCACTTTTAAGTGAGGCTCTAAGAGGTGAAGGGGCTGAAATAGAAGATGAAGATGGAAGAAGATTTTTATTTGATTACCATTGTGATGGCGAGCTTGCCCCAAGAGATGTGGTAAGTCGTGCCATATTTGATTATGCATTAAAAACAGGTTCACAGGTTTATTTATCGTTTAAAAATTTTAAAAAAGATTTTTTTAAAAAGAGATTTCCAAATATATATAAAAATTTAAAAGAACTTGGATTTGAATTACCATTTGAAAGAGTTCCTATATCTCCAGCTTTTCATTATGCTATGGGTGGTATAGAAACTACACTTGATGCAAAAGTAAAAGGGATGAAAAATTTGTATGCAATAGGTGAGGCTGCTTGTAGTGGAGTTCATGGTGCAAATAGATTGGCTAGTAATTCATTGCTTGAGGGATTAGTTTTTTCAAAAATTGCTGTAATGGATTCTTTAAATAATGATATTAAAATAGATCCTACTCAGTATAACTCTTTGATTAAGCACTATATTTTACAAAAACCAGCTGATAAAGCTATAAAAAATGAGCTAAGAGAGCTTATGTGGACACATGCTGCAATAGTAAGAACGCATAGTGGTTTGGAGTATGCTTTGACAAAGGTAAATGAGTATTTGACACAGGACATAGGTAGGCTTTTGTATTTGAGGCTTTTAACAGCAAAAGCTATACTTGAGGCTGCACTAAATAGAAAAGAGTCCTTAGGTGCTCATTATATTAAAGATTAA
- a CDS encoding glycine zipper 2TM domain-containing protein — MNQLTNKAIALAISVFASVSLANAQSVTVKVTEQIAITKPFTTKIKTGERCYEDTVEVMVNCGNDDTNTIGIDTLIGATLGVVIGNQIGSGSGRDAAKIIGGLGGGYIANQQRSNKQCKTYNQITRCEPIYEYVTEERVVGYRNCAEYNGQKICKETAGPLDTLTVTQKIVVH; from the coding sequence ATGAATCAACTTACAAATAAAGCTATTGCTTTGGCAATTTCTGTTTTTGCATCTGTGTCTTTAGCTAATGCTCAATCTGTTACCGTTAAGGTAACCGAACAAATTGCAATCACTAAGCCTTTTACAACAAAAATAAAAACTGGTGAAAGATGTTATGAAGATACTGTTGAAGTAATGGTAAATTGTGGCAATGATGATACTAACACAATAGGGATAGATACCTTAATAGGTGCTACTTTGGGTGTTGTTATCGGAAATCAAATTGGAAGTGGTAGTGGCAGAGATGCTGCTAAAATAATAGGTGGTTTAGGTGGTGGGTATATTGCCAACCAACAAAGAAGCAATAAACAATGTAAAACATATAATCAAATCACTAGATGTGAGCCGATTTATGAATATGTTACAGAGGAAAGAGTTGTAGGTTACAGAAACTGTGCAGAGTACAATGGGCAAAAAATCTGTAAAGAAACTGCTGGACCATTAGATACTCTAACAGTTACACAAAAAATAGTAGTTCATTAA